One window of the Acinonyx jubatus isolate Ajub_Pintada_27869175 chromosome A2, VMU_Ajub_asm_v1.0, whole genome shotgun sequence genome contains the following:
- the MUSTN1 gene encoding musculoskeletal embryonic nuclear protein 1 has protein sequence MSQAGAQEAPIKKKRPPVKEEDLKGARGNLAKNQEIKSKTYQVMRECELAGSTAPSVFSGTRTGTETVFEKPKAGPAKSVFG, from the exons ATGTCCCAG GCTGGTGCTCAGGAGGCCCCCATCAAGAAGAAGCGCCCCCCCGTGAAGGAGGAAGATCTGAAGGGGGCCCGTGGGAACCTGGCCAAGAACCAGGAAATCAAGTCCAAGACCTACCAGGTCATGCGGGAGTGTG AACTAGCTGGTTCCACCGCCCCGTCGGTGTTCAGCGGCACCCGGACCGGCACCGAGACCGTCTTTGAGAAGCCCAAAGCTGGACCTGCCAAGAGTGTCTTTGGCTAA